The Flavobacterium psychrophilum genome includes a region encoding these proteins:
- a CDS encoding trans-2-enoyl-CoA reductase (enzyme from Treponema denticola exhibits NADH-dependent trans-2-enoyl-CoA reductase activity), which produces MIIEPRMRGFICLTAHPDGAAQNVKQQIEYVTSKGAINGAKKVLVIGASTGFGLSSRITSAFGSNASTIGVFFEKPPTEGKTASPGWYNSAAFEKEAHAAGLYAKSVNGDAFSKEVKEQVINLIKEDLGQIDLIIYSLASPVRMHPETGVLHRSTLKPIGQTFSNKTVDFHTGKVSEVSIAPAVEEDIENTVTVMGGEDWAMWIDALKDAGVLAEGALTVAYSYIGPSLTEAVYRKGTIGRAKDHLEATAFEISDKLKDINGKAYVSVNKALVTQASSAIPVIPLYISLLYKIMKEMNIHEGTIEQIQRLYADRLYSGNEVPLDEKGRIRIDDWEMREDVQAKVAELWKDADTDNLSEIGDLEGYRKDFYNLFGFDYPGVDYKAESNEMVNIESIKE; this is translated from the coding sequence ATGATTATAGAACCAAGAATGAGAGGATTCATTTGCCTGACAGCCCACCCGGACGGAGCAGCGCAAAATGTAAAGCAACAAATAGAGTACGTTACATCTAAAGGAGCTATTAACGGTGCAAAAAAAGTACTGGTTATTGGTGCTTCTACCGGATTTGGACTTTCATCAAGAATAACAAGCGCTTTTGGAAGCAATGCTTCTACAATTGGGGTGTTTTTTGAAAAACCGCCTACGGAAGGTAAAACAGCTTCTCCGGGATGGTATAATTCTGCGGCTTTTGAAAAAGAAGCTCATGCAGCAGGACTTTATGCAAAAAGCGTTAATGGAGATGCTTTTTCTAAAGAAGTTAAAGAACAGGTAATAAACCTTATCAAAGAAGATCTTGGTCAGATTGACTTAATTATATACAGCCTTGCTTCTCCGGTGCGTATGCATCCTGAAACCGGTGTGCTGCACCGTTCTACACTAAAACCAATAGGTCAGACATTTTCTAACAAAACAGTAGATTTCCATACAGGAAAAGTATCTGAGGTATCTATTGCTCCGGCTGTAGAAGAAGATATTGAAAACACTGTTACCGTGATGGGCGGTGAAGACTGGGCAATGTGGATTGATGCTTTAAAAGATGCAGGAGTACTTGCAGAAGGGGCACTTACAGTTGCTTACTCTTATATAGGCCCATCATTAACTGAGGCTGTTTACAGAAAAGGTACTATTGGCCGTGCTAAAGATCATTTGGAGGCTACTGCTTTTGAAATTTCAGACAAGTTAAAAGATATTAATGGTAAAGCTTATGTTTCTGTAAACAAAGCATTAGTTACTCAGGCAAGTTCTGCTATACCGGTCATTCCTCTTTACATATCATTATTGTATAAAATAATGAAAGAAATGAATATCCATGAAGGTACTATCGAACAGATTCAGCGTCTGTACGCAGATAGGCTATATAGTGGAAATGAAGTGCCTTTAGATGAAAAAGGAAGGATAAGAATTGATGACTGGGAAATGCGCGAGGATGTTCAGGCTAAGGTAGCTGAACTATGGAAAGATGCAGATACGGATAACCTTTCTGAAATTGGAGATCTTGAAGGATACAGAAAAGATTTTTATAATTTATTTGGATTTGATTACCCTGGCGTAGACTATAAGGCAGAGAGTAACGAAATGGTTAACATTGAAAGTATAAAAGAGTAA
- a CDS encoding DNA recombination protein RecN, whose protein sequence is MLQTLHIKNFALIEHLHIDFSDRLSTITGETGAGKSILLGALGLVVGNRADLTSLKDKEQKCVVEAHFNIADYHLQDFFAENDLDYEDVTIIRREILPSGKSRAFVNDSPVNLQELQQLGTYLIDIHSQQQTRELSDEQYQIQILDAVAGNRQEVVNYKKQLSGYKGIVSQLKKIQEQKDTLAKEQDYNAFLLQELLSANLVAGEQEELEGELEKLSNVEFIKESIGKALAVANEEQIGVIQNLKEIKASLQKISGISAEYAGFSERVSSLLIEFDDVTDELSATFDKLSNDPERLELINQKLQLIYTLQKKHQVSTVEELIAIQEALDNKVLMADELDGTIEKLTADAEKAKNEIDATALKIHDKRAKAIPVLTEKITIILAQLGMPNARFKFEITLSDSYHNNGKDDMSLLFSANKGTDFGLLKKVASGGEMSRIMLAVKAVLAEYSKLPTIIFDEIDTGVSGEIAHKMGDIMKVMSRGMQVWAITHLPQIAAKGDQHYKVLKFTQGETTVSELRKLSHEERVREVAEMLSGKDISESALKHAEALLN, encoded by the coding sequence ATGCTACAAACACTACACATAAAAAACTTTGCTCTTATAGAGCACTTACATATCGATTTTTCAGACAGGCTATCTACCATAACGGGAGAAACAGGTGCCGGTAAATCTATTTTACTGGGTGCGCTTGGATTAGTAGTTGGTAATCGTGCCGATCTTACGTCGCTTAAAGATAAGGAGCAGAAATGTGTTGTTGAAGCACATTTTAATATTGCCGATTATCACCTCCAGGATTTTTTTGCTGAAAATGACCTGGACTATGAAGATGTAACTATTATCAGGAGGGAAATCTTGCCTTCGGGTAAATCGCGTGCTTTTGTAAACGACAGCCCAGTGAATTTACAGGAACTTCAGCAGCTGGGCACTTATCTTATAGATATTCATTCGCAGCAGCAAACCCGCGAACTTTCTGATGAGCAATACCAGATACAAATACTTGACGCTGTAGCCGGAAACAGGCAAGAAGTTGTGAATTATAAGAAGCAGCTATCGGGTTACAAAGGCATTGTATCACAGCTAAAAAAAATACAGGAACAGAAAGATACTCTTGCCAAAGAGCAGGATTACAATGCTTTTCTTTTACAGGAATTGCTATCGGCCAATTTGGTAGCCGGCGAGCAGGAAGAATTGGAAGGGGAACTTGAGAAACTTAGCAATGTTGAATTTATAAAGGAGTCTATCGGCAAAGCATTAGCTGTTGCTAACGAAGAGCAGATTGGTGTAATTCAGAATCTGAAGGAAATTAAAGCCTCTCTGCAAAAAATAAGCGGAATTTCTGCTGAATATGCAGGTTTCTCTGAAAGGGTGTCAAGCCTGCTTATAGAGTTTGATGATGTTACTGATGAACTTTCGGCAACCTTTGACAAGCTTAGCAACGATCCTGAAAGACTGGAGCTGATCAACCAGAAATTACAGCTTATTTATACGCTTCAGAAAAAACACCAAGTTAGCACTGTAGAAGAGCTTATCGCTATTCAGGAAGCTTTAGACAATAAAGTTTTAATGGCCGATGAGCTTGACGGTACTATAGAAAAATTAACTGCTGACGCCGAAAAGGCTAAAAATGAGATTGATGCAACGGCATTAAAAATTCATGATAAAAGAGCCAAAGCAATACCTGTTCTTACTGAAAAGATCACGATAATACTGGCGCAGTTAGGTATGCCTAATGCCAGGTTTAAATTTGAAATTACGCTTAGCGACAGCTATCATAATAATGGTAAAGACGATATGAGCCTGTTATTCTCTGCTAATAAGGGTACCGACTTTGGGTTGCTTAAAAAAGTAGCTTCAGGAGGGGAGATGTCGCGTATTATGCTGGCTGTAAAAGCAGTATTAGCAGAATATTCTAAACTACCTACAATTATATTTGACGAAATTGACACTGGGGTTTCCGGAGAGATAGCCCACAAAATGGGTGATATAATGAAAGTAATGAGCCGTGGTATGCAGGTTTGGGCTATTACCCACTTACCACAAATAGCAGCCAAAGGCGACCAGCATTATAAAGTACTTAAATTTACCCAGGGTGAAACTACGGTTTCTGAACTTAGGAAACTTTCTCACGAAGAAAGAGTTAGGGAAGTTGCCGAGATGCTTTCAGGCAAAGACATCTCAGAGTCTGCACTTAAGCATGCGGAGGCGCTTCTCAATTAA
- a CDS encoding 5'-nucleotidase — protein MIIIKKYNTSVWRFVLFLTILQFSACGTTGFYNNKIEARKTTIDASLLHTAALENYIAPYRDSIDKDLESVISYAPETFDKSKGKWDTTIGNLLANATLDITDKRFILSNKLHVDACLLNHGGIRSIIPKGPVTTRTAFEVMPFENSLKVVALKGTQIREMANYIAQGKKPHPIAGITITLDANGMVKTITVMGKPVENDHTYYISTIDYLIGGGDNMTFFATNEGVYDLDYKLRDLYIDYFKATDTLPVITTQHVITE, from the coding sequence ATGATAATAATAAAAAAGTATAACACAAGCGTCTGGCGGTTTGTTTTATTTTTAACAATACTTCAATTTAGTGCGTGTGGTACAACAGGATTTTATAACAACAAAATTGAAGCCAGAAAAACAACCATCGACGCATCGCTACTACATACAGCAGCTTTAGAAAATTACATTGCCCCTTATCGTGATTCAATTGACAAAGACCTGGAGTCCGTAATTTCCTACGCTCCCGAAACCTTCGATAAAAGCAAAGGTAAGTGGGATACCACTATAGGCAACCTTCTTGCTAACGCAACTTTGGATATAACTGACAAACGCTTTATTTTAAGTAACAAACTTCACGTAGATGCCTGCCTGCTTAACCACGGCGGGATACGATCTATAATCCCAAAAGGGCCGGTTACCACACGGACTGCCTTTGAAGTTATGCCATTTGAAAACAGCCTGAAAGTCGTGGCGCTTAAAGGAACTCAGATACGCGAAATGGCCAATTACATAGCCCAGGGTAAAAAGCCGCATCCAATTGCCGGAATTACCATAACCCTTGATGCTAACGGAATGGTAAAAACTATTACCGTTATGGGCAAACCTGTTGAAAACGACCATACCTATTATATAAGCACTATAGATTACCTTATTGGTGGCGGCGACAACATGACATTTTTTGCTACCAATGAAGGCGTATATGACCTTGACTACAAGTTGCGCGACTTATATATTGATTATTTTAAAGCAACCGATACACTTCCGGTAATAACCACTCAGCACGTTATAAC
- a CDS encoding dihydrodipicolinate synthase gives MQSLTGTGVALITPFKKDFSVDVEALERIVKYQIDGGIDYLVVLGTTAEAATLTKDEKELVIKTVLKANAGKLPVVLGVGGNNTAEVVEELKTRDLSAFTAILSVSPYYNKPTQEGIYQHFKAVSEASPVPVILYNVPGRTASNMLPATVIRLANDFTNVVAIKEAAGDIVQAMKLIQGTPKGFLVISGDDMVTLPMILAGGAGVISVIGEGFPKEFSEMVRLGLAKRTDEAYELHYKLADSIDMIFEQGNPAGIKSVFKHLGLCEDTVRLPLVTVNEDLSGRLGDFVKKIS, from the coding sequence ATGCAGTCATTAACAGGTACGGGCGTTGCGCTCATTACCCCCTTTAAAAAAGACTTTTCGGTAGACGTTGAGGCGCTGGAAAGAATTGTAAAATACCAGATAGACGGCGGTATAGACTATCTTGTAGTATTAGGTACTACAGCAGAAGCCGCTACACTTACAAAGGATGAAAAGGAACTTGTTATAAAGACCGTGTTAAAGGCAAATGCAGGTAAGCTGCCGGTAGTACTTGGTGTTGGAGGCAACAATACAGCTGAGGTTGTAGAAGAGCTTAAAACACGCGATTTGTCTGCTTTTACAGCAATACTATCAGTATCGCCATATTACAATAAACCAACCCAGGAAGGAATTTACCAGCATTTTAAAGCGGTATCTGAAGCTTCTCCGGTTCCTGTAATTCTGTATAATGTACCGGGACGTACGGCAAGCAATATGCTTCCGGCAACGGTTATCCGCCTTGCTAACGATTTTACTAATGTTGTAGCTATTAAAGAAGCAGCAGGAGATATCGTTCAGGCTATGAAACTTATCCAGGGTACGCCTAAAGGATTTTTGGTAATATCAGGTGATGATATGGTTACGCTTCCAATGATACTTGCAGGCGGTGCGGGTGTAATCTCTGTAATAGGAGAGGGCTTCCCGAAAGAGTTTTCAGAAATGGTTCGCCTAGGTCTTGCTAAAAGGACAGACGAAGCTTACGAGCTTCATTACAAACTGGCAGATTCAATTGATATGATATTTGAGCAGGGTAACCCGGCAGGTATCAAATCGGTATTCAAACACTTAGGTCTTTGTGAAGATACAGTAAGACTTCCGTTAGTAACCGTTAACGAAGATTTATCAGGCAGATTGGGTGATTTTGTAAAAAAAATCAGTTAA
- a CDS encoding phosphopantothenoylcysteine decarboxylase codes for MSVLSGKKILLGVSGGIAAYKTASLVRLFIKAGAHVQVIMTPASKDFVTPLTLSTLSKNPVHSSFFNDEDENAVWNNHVDLALWADLFVIAPATANTLSKMVSGNSDNLLLAAYLSAKCPVYFAPAMDLDMYKHPSTLSSFKALQSYGNTIIPAESGELASGLSGEGRMAEPENIIAFIEADLESKLPLRGKKILVTAGPTYEPIDPVRFIGNHSSGKMGFDIAKAAADEGAEVILVSGPTHLKLNHPLVKVVSVTSSEEMYHACHEYFGDVDAAVAAAAVADYRPKDVATQKIKKNESTLSLELEKTKDILSSLGAIKKDQFLVGFALETENEIENAKLKIKKKNLDLIVLNSLNDEGAGFGKPTNKVTFIDKDFNLEPLELKTKEEVAQDIINKIKSRYNV; via the coding sequence ATGTCTGTTTTAAGCGGTAAGAAAATTTTACTCGGCGTTTCCGGGGGGATAGCCGCATACAAAACAGCTTCGCTGGTTAGACTTTTTATTAAAGCAGGTGCACATGTACAGGTTATAATGACACCTGCTTCTAAAGATTTTGTTACTCCTCTTACTTTATCTACGCTTTCTAAGAACCCGGTTCATTCTTCTTTCTTTAATGATGAAGATGAAAATGCGGTTTGGAACAACCACGTAGACTTAGCCCTTTGGGCAGATCTTTTTGTAATTGCACCGGCCACGGCTAATACGTTATCTAAAATGGTTTCGGGCAATTCAGACAATCTTTTACTTGCAGCTTATCTATCAGCCAAATGTCCGGTTTATTTTGCTCCGGCGATGGATCTCGATATGTACAAGCACCCATCTACTTTATCCAGTTTTAAAGCCTTACAGTCTTACGGGAATACAATTATTCCTGCCGAGAGCGGTGAGCTTGCCAGTGGACTTTCCGGTGAGGGAAGGATGGCGGAACCGGAAAATATCATAGCATTTATTGAGGCTGATTTAGAAAGTAAATTACCCCTTCGTGGAAAAAAAATACTAGTTACAGCCGGACCCACATACGAACCTATAGACCCTGTGCGTTTTATAGGAAACCATTCGTCAGGTAAAATGGGCTTTGATATTGCCAAAGCAGCCGCTGATGAAGGCGCTGAAGTAATTTTAGTAAGTGGTCCGACGCATTTAAAGCTGAATCATCCGTTAGTAAAAGTGGTAAGCGTAACTTCCTCGGAAGAAATGTACCATGCATGCCATGAGTATTTTGGGGATGTAGATGCTGCTGTTGCCGCTGCTGCTGTTGCAGATTACAGGCCTAAAGATGTGGCGACGCAAAAGATTAAAAAAAATGAGAGTACACTTTCTTTAGAGCTTGAAAAAACAAAAGATATACTATCTTCTCTGGGAGCGATTAAGAAGGACCAGTTTCTTGTTGGATTTGCCCTGGAGACAGAAAATGAAATTGAGAACGCGAAGCTGAAAATAAAGAAAAAAAACTTAGATTTGATTGTTTTAAACTCGCTGAATGATGAAGGTGCCGGTTTTGGCAAGCCTACAAACAAGGTTACTTTTATTGATAAAGATTTTAACCTTGAACCGTTGGAACTTAAAACAAAAGAAGAAGTTGCACAAGATATTATAAACAAAATAAAATCCCGTTACAATGTATAA
- a CDS encoding ferritin (cytoplasmic iron storage protein) translates to MLSDTMQKALNEQIRMESESSQIYLAMASWAEIKGFEGIAAFMFKQSDEERQHMLKLLKYVNQRGGEAVISALDEPRLDYTSFRTLFRQLYEHEVKVSASINELVDIALTGKDYATHNFLQWYVSEQIEEEATAKVILDKIDLIGDDKGGLYMFDNDMKNFTANGHNIVQ, encoded by the coding sequence ATGCTATCGGATACAATGCAAAAAGCGCTTAACGAACAGATCAGGATGGAATCAGAGTCTTCTCAGATTTACCTTGCGATGGCTTCGTGGGCAGAAATAAAAGGATTTGAAGGTATTGCTGCATTTATGTTTAAGCAGTCTGACGAAGAAAGACAGCATATGCTGAAACTTTTAAAATATGTAAACCAACGTGGCGGTGAGGCTGTAATTTCAGCTTTAGATGAACCAAGGCTTGATTATACTTCATTCAGGACACTTTTCCGCCAGCTTTATGAGCATGAGGTAAAAGTATCGGCAAGTATTAATGAACTTGTAGATATTGCACTTACAGGAAAAGATTATGCTACGCATAATTTCCTGCAATGGTATGTTTCTGAACAAATTGAAGAAGAAGCTACCGCGAAAGTGATTCTTGATAAGATAGACCTTATCGGAGATGATAAAGGTGGTCTTTATATGTTTGATAATGATATGAAGAATTTTACTGCAAACGGACATAATATCGTGCAATAA